The Sphingopyxis sp. TUF1 genome segment TTCGGCGTGGGGTGATGGCGGGTTCGATTGAAACCAGCTGTCGCCGCCTCCCCCAGTTCGTTCGCATCGAGCGAAGTCGAGATGCCCATCGGGCTGGGCGTGACGTCGATGGGTGTCTCGACTTCGCTCGACACAAACGGAAAGAGGGGACGGTGCGTTTGCCACCCCATATCGGGCGTTTCTGCAAAGTCCGTTGACGCAAGCCTAAAGTCTTACTTTCGCCTCCAGCTCGCGGCGCGCTGCCAGATATTGTTCCTCCAGTTCGGCGGCATATTCGGCTACCGGGCGCACCGCGGTGACGGGGCCGATGCCCTGACCCGATCCCCAGATGTCCTTCCACGCCTTGGCCTTGGTGTTGCCGCCCGACCCGAAATTCATCGTTTTCAAATCGCCTTCGGGCAGATTGTCGGGGTCCATCCCCGCGGCGACAATCGACTGGCGGAGATAGTTGCCGTGGACGCCGGTGAAAAGGTTGGAATAGACGATGTCGGCGGCGCGACCCTCGACGATCCCGTTCTTGTAAGCCTCGTCGGCATTGGCTTCGGTGGTCGCAATGAAGGCGCTGCCAATATAGGCAAGGTCGGCGCCGCACGCCTGCGCGGCGAGGATCGAGCGGCCGTGGCCGATCGCTCCTGAGAGCGCGACCGGGCCGTCGAACCATTCGCGGATTTCCTGTACCAGAGCGAAAGGTGACTGGCGTCCCGCATGGCCGCCTGCTCCGGCAGCAACGGGAATCAACCCGTCGGCGCCCTTTTCGACCGCTTTCCGCGCGAAGCGGTCGTCGATGACGTCGTGCAGCGTGATCCCGCCCCAACTGTGCACAGCTTGGTTAAGCTCCTCGCGCGCGCCGAGCGAGGTGATCGTGATCGGCACCTTCCACTTGGCGCAGGTTGCAATGTCCTGTTCCAGTCGGTCATTCGACTTATGGACGATCTGATTGACCGCATAGGGCGCGGAGAGACGGTCGGGATTGTCGCGATCCCACGCCGCCAGCTCCTCGGTGATCCGATGCAGCCACTCGTCGAGCAACGCCTGCGGACGCGCGTTCAATGCGGGAAAGCTGCCGACGATGCCAGCCTTGCACTGCGCGATCACCAGGTCCGGACCCGAAACGATGAAAAGCGGCGAGCCGATCACGGGCAGGCGCAGGCGGTCGAAAATGGGGGGAAGGGCCATGTATCACTCTCCGGTAGCGGTTTGAAACTGACCTTAACGTAAACGGAAAGCGGTGCAAGAGGGATCGATTGAAGCGGCCGTGGAGCGCGCTGGATTAATGGGGTGAGGCGGACAGGTGCGCGGCTTCGAACCGCGCGATGGCGGCGGCGTGGCGCAGCGTGCGCTCGATGTCGTCCAGCCCCTCCATCAGGATGCGGCGATCGCCGGGGTCGATGGCGAAATCGATCGACCGCCCCGCCGCGAGCCGAATCTGCTGCGCTTCCAGATCGACCTCTACCGGGCCATATGGCGCGCTTTCGACCGCGTCCCTTATCGCGCCGCACAGCTCGTCGGCCAGGTGGATCAGCAGCAGCCCGTTCTTGCGCGCGTTGCCTGCAAAGATGTCACCGAAACTCGGCGCGATGATGCAGCGGATGCCGAAGTCGGTGAGCGCCCACACCGCATGTTCGCGCGACGATCCGCACCCGAAATTGCGCTCGGCAATCAATATGCTTGCGTCACGAAAGGGTGGCCGGTTCAGGATGAAATCCGCGCGCTCGCGGCCGTCCGCGTCATAGCGCAGCTCGCGAAATAGATGCTGGCCCAGCCCCGATCGCGTCAACGCCTTCATATAGTGCGCGGGAATGATCATGTCGGTGTCGACATTGGCCAGTGCCAGCGGCGCCGCCACCGCCTCTATCCTGGTGAATTTCTGCACACTACCTCCATTAACTTAGCATACTAAGTAAATGAGGTAGCGTGTTTTGTCTAACCTTATCCTCGACGTTG includes the following:
- the leuD gene encoding 3-isopropylmalate dehydratase small subunit, whose amino-acid sequence is MQKFTRIEAVAAPLALANVDTDMIIPAHYMKALTRSGLGQHLFRELRYDADGRERADFILNRPPFRDASILIAERNFGCGSSREHAVWALTDFGIRCIIAPSFGDIFAGNARKNGLLLIHLADELCGAIRDAVESAPYGPVEVDLEAQQIRLAAGRSIDFAIDPGDRRILMEGLDDIERTLRHAAAIARFEAAHLSASPH
- a CDS encoding NAD(P)H-dependent flavin oxidoreductase — its product is MALPPIFDRLRLPVIGSPLFIVSGPDLVIAQCKAGIVGSFPALNARPQALLDEWLHRITEELAAWDRDNPDRLSAPYAVNQIVHKSNDRLEQDIATCAKWKVPITITSLGAREELNQAVHSWGGITLHDVIDDRFARKAVEKGADGLIPVAAGAGGHAGRQSPFALVQEIREWFDGPVALSGAIGHGRSILAAQACGADLAYIGSAFIATTEANADEAYKNGIVEGRAADIVYSNLFTGVHGNYLRQSIVAAGMDPDNLPEGDLKTMNFGSGGNTKAKAWKDIWGSGQGIGPVTAVRPVAEYAAELEEQYLAARRELEAKVRL